One window of the Labilibaculum sp. genome contains the following:
- a CDS encoding FecR domain-containing protein yields the protein MKEIFKIAELISKEKVGELTDEERIQLNDWKAKGETEQAAYFYSSDSNRIQKKHDLYSKIDQDKSWRKITGQLPELASRPVIRMRTVLKWAAMFLLPILAATYLVNEVYWNNDQVIVEAGSSKATLKLSNGKTIYLEDFQDREIKSGKEKLATNFDNYLIYQKGEAQEEKMEYNTIRTPIKGEYAMVLSDGTKVWLNAQTELVYPVKFGKGKREVKLKGEAYFEVTKDTMRPFKVLINSGSDVEVLGTQFNVMAYEDEAEVQTTLVEGKVKFALGEQQLILDPGEQSVLNRSNNSIEVREVDTYQFSAWKDGKFVFNKEPLGSVFRKMSRWYGVDIACDDEFVLNRRISASMDKYENIDKLISLIEEVSPVKIDLDQKEIIVRTK from the coding sequence ATGAAAGAAATTTTTAAAATAGCAGAGCTGATTTCCAAAGAAAAGGTGGGAGAACTGACTGATGAAGAAAGAATTCAGTTAAATGATTGGAAGGCCAAAGGGGAGACAGAACAAGCCGCTTATTTCTATTCTTCGGATTCGAATCGCATCCAGAAAAAACATGATTTGTATTCAAAGATTGATCAAGATAAATCATGGCGTAAGATTACCGGTCAATTACCAGAATTGGCAAGCAGACCGGTTATTAGAATGAGAACTGTATTAAAATGGGCAGCTATGTTTTTATTGCCAATTTTAGCTGCAACCTATCTTGTAAACGAAGTTTACTGGAATAACGATCAGGTAATTGTAGAAGCAGGAAGTTCGAAAGCTACTTTGAAATTGTCCAACGGTAAAACCATTTATCTTGAAGATTTTCAGGATCGTGAGATCAAATCCGGAAAAGAAAAATTAGCAACGAATTTTGATAATTATTTGATCTATCAAAAAGGAGAAGCACAAGAAGAAAAGATGGAGTATAATACCATAAGAACCCCAATAAAAGGGGAATATGCCATGGTATTATCCGATGGAACCAAAGTGTGGTTGAATGCGCAAACAGAATTGGTTTATCCAGTAAAGTTTGGCAAGGGCAAAAGAGAAGTAAAGTTGAAAGGAGAGGCCTACTTTGAAGTGACAAAAGATACTATGCGACCATTTAAGGTGCTGATTAATAGTGGGTCTGACGTGGAGGTTTTAGGGACCCAGTTCAATGTAATGGCCTATGAAGATGAAGCAGAGGTGCAGACAACTTTGGTAGAAGGAAAAGTGAAGTTTGCTCTTGGAGAGCAGCAGCTTATTCTAGATCCAGGGGAACAGTCTGTTTTAAATAGAAGTAACAATAGTATTGAAGTCAGAGAAGTAGATACCTATCAATTTTCGGCATGGAAAGATGGCAAGTTTGTTTTTAATAAAGAGCCACTTGGAAGCGTGTTTCGAAAAATGTCGAGATGGTATGGTGTGGATATAGCATGTGATGATGAGTTTGTATTGAATAGACGAATATCAGCAAGCATGGATAAATATGAAAATATAGATAAGCTGATTAGTCTGATTGAAGAGGTTTCTCCTGTTAAGATTGATTTGGATCAAAAAGAGATAATTGTAAGAACAAAATAA
- a CDS encoding RNA polymerase sigma-70 factor, whose translation MKNSPTIKLDRSNFKRIFEQYFAGLVGFANTYLSDVSLSEDLVQEVFVNLWEKQDEYQNEITLKVYLYRSVRNKCLNHIKHEQVKKNYIKETLPNLETEEFFLEKVLSEEVAAILYKFIEELPKQRQQIIRYSLLGLKNQEIAEIMGLKLNTVKSHKLNAYRELREKLGAHAFLLAVLLDITI comes from the coding sequence TTGAAAAATTCCCCAACAATAAAATTAGACCGATCGAATTTTAAGCGGATATTCGAGCAATATTTTGCCGGATTGGTTGGTTTTGCTAATACCTATCTGTCTGATGTTAGCTTAAGTGAAGACCTGGTTCAGGAAGTATTTGTTAACCTGTGGGAAAAACAAGATGAGTATCAAAATGAAATTACTTTAAAAGTTTATTTGTATCGTTCGGTTCGAAATAAATGTTTAAATCACATCAAACACGAACAGGTTAAAAAGAACTACATAAAAGAGACCTTACCAAATTTAGAAACAGAAGAGTTTTTTCTGGAAAAGGTTTTATCTGAAGAAGTTGCAGCTATTCTCTATAAATTTATTGAAGAATTGCCTAAGCAACGTCAACAAATTATCCGGTACAGTTTGTTGGGTTTGAAAAATCAGGAAATTGCTGAGATAATGGGCTTGAAATTAAATACTGTTAAATCTCACAAGCTTAATGCGTACAGAGAACTACGTGAAAAATTAGGTGCACATGCTTTTTTACTTGCCGTACTCCTCGACATTACAATTTAA